In the genome of Leucobacter luti, one region contains:
- the fmdA gene encoding formamidase: MPEHIFTLDSDKRFTEQAQIGHNRWHPEIPPVATVKPGDSFRVDCREWFDGAIKNDDSAQDILDAPLLTVHTLSGPFAVEGAKPGDLLVVDILDVGPIPQEDSGPLAGQGWGYTGIFAKQNGGSFLTDQFPDAYKAIWDFSGQTATSRHIPGVSFTGIIHPGLMGTAPSKELLARWNAREGALIATDPLRVPPLALPPEAEHAVLGALPESERARVGSEAARTAPPRENGGNQDIKNLSKGSRIFYPVFVDGGNLSVGDLHFSQGDGEITFCGAIEMGGFIDLRVDIIRGGMETYGVSENAIFMPGNVEPQYSQWLAFSGTSVTLDGEQRYLDSHLSYQRACLHAIDYLTKFGYSPEQAYLLLGAAPIEGRLSGVVDIPNSCSTVYLPTGIFDFSIEPTAAGPVQIDPGMGAPRASFG, translated from the coding sequence ATGCCCGAACACATTTTCACCCTGGATTCCGACAAGAGGTTCACCGAGCAGGCCCAGATCGGGCACAATCGATGGCACCCTGAAATTCCACCGGTGGCCACTGTGAAACCGGGCGACAGCTTCCGTGTTGACTGCCGCGAGTGGTTTGACGGGGCGATCAAGAACGACGATTCTGCGCAGGACATCCTCGACGCTCCGCTCTTGACAGTGCACACACTCAGCGGACCGTTTGCGGTCGAGGGCGCGAAACCCGGTGACCTGCTGGTCGTCGATATTCTCGACGTCGGCCCCATCCCGCAGGAGGACTCTGGCCCGCTTGCTGGGCAGGGCTGGGGCTACACCGGAATCTTTGCGAAGCAAAACGGTGGCAGCTTCCTGACCGATCAGTTCCCTGATGCATACAAGGCGATTTGGGATTTCAGCGGCCAGACTGCGACCTCGCGCCACATCCCAGGTGTCTCATTCACCGGCATCATCCACCCCGGCCTCATGGGAACTGCGCCGTCGAAAGAGCTGCTCGCGCGATGGAATGCTCGCGAGGGCGCGTTGATCGCGACCGATCCACTGCGAGTGCCTCCGCTGGCGCTCCCGCCCGAGGCAGAGCACGCAGTGCTCGGTGCTCTCCCCGAGTCGGAGCGAGCTCGCGTTGGCTCCGAGGCGGCTCGTACCGCACCTCCGCGCGAAAACGGCGGCAACCAAGACATCAAGAACTTGAGCAAGGGCAGTCGCATCTTCTATCCCGTGTTCGTCGACGGCGGGAACCTCTCCGTCGGAGATCTGCACTTCTCGCAGGGCGACGGCGAAATCACGTTCTGCGGCGCTATCGAAATGGGTGGCTTCATCGACCTCCGAGTCGACATCATTCGCGGTGGGATGGAGACCTACGGCGTGTCCGAGAACGCGATCTTTATGCCTGGCAATGTCGAGCCACAGTACAGCCAGTGGCTCGCGTTCTCAGGCACCTCGGTCACGCTCGACGGTGAGCAGCGCTATCTCGACTCGCATCTGTCGTACCAGCGCGCGTGCCTGCACGCAATCGACTACCTCACCAAGTTTGGCTACAGCCCGGAGCAGGCGTATCTGCTGCTCGGCGCAGCGCCGATCGAGGGCAGACTGTCCGGCGTCGTCGATATTCCGAACTCGTGTTCAACGGTGTACCTGCCCACGGGCATCTTTGACTTCAGCATCGAGCCGACGGCTGCGGGACCGGTGCAGATCGACCCGGGGATGGGAGCTCCACGCGCCTCCTTCGGATAG
- a CDS encoding FmdB family zinc ribbon protein — protein sequence MPNYSYQCAEGCRFEALFPMTEVPSEMACRGCAAPAKRVITAPHLSAAGSAAFGLMDRAAASAHEPTVVSGPPPRGPARTQPVTHNPLHAKLPRP from the coding sequence ATGCCGAACTACAGCTACCAGTGTGCGGAGGGCTGTCGCTTCGAAGCGCTCTTTCCCATGACTGAGGTTCCGTCCGAGATGGCGTGCCGCGGGTGCGCCGCACCAGCGAAGCGCGTGATTACCGCGCCGCACCTTTCGGCGGCTGGCAGCGCAGCATTTGGCCTGATGGACCGTGCTGCGGCGAGCGCTCACGAGCCCACCGTGGTGAGCGGGCCGCCACCGCGCGGCCCTGCGCGCACGCAGCCCGTCACCCACAACCCGTTGCACGCGAAGTTACCGCGGCCCTAG
- a CDS encoding molybdopterin-binding protein, translated as MTDFRISEAARLIGVSDDTVRRWAADGLLDARDDASGRRIVSGASLARRAIELAPTGDDDSPVRRSARNRFTGIVTGVERSGLVAQVSLQCGPNRVVSLMTSEALDDLRIEVGSRATALVKATTVIIETERR; from the coding sequence ATGACAGATTTCAGGATTAGTGAGGCTGCCCGCCTCATCGGTGTCAGTGACGACACTGTGCGTCGCTGGGCAGCAGATGGACTCCTCGACGCACGAGACGATGCCTCGGGACGCCGCATCGTGTCCGGCGCTTCGCTCGCACGTCGCGCCATCGAGCTCGCCCCGACGGGCGATGATGACTCCCCCGTGCGCCGCAGTGCACGCAATCGCTTCACCGGCATTGTCACGGGAGTCGAGCGCTCAGGTCTCGTCGCGCAGGTGAGCCTGCAGTGCGGACCGAACCGAGTCGTGTCGCTCATGACCTCAGAAGCACTCGACGATCTCCGCATCGAAGTGGGCTCCCGTGCAACCGCGCTCGTGAAGGCCACGACGGTGATCATCGAGACGGAGCGGCGCTGA
- the modA gene encoding molybdate ABC transporter substrate-binding protein, producing the protein MRRQRVTALLALTLTALAGIALTGCSAAPGATPEPAATPTDRSPVEDHVQGTLTIAAAASLQPAFEELTTEFTKLHPDVTVDQLTFDGSSVLAAQIIAGAPIDVFASADEANMQKVADAQLLASDPIPFARSSLEIAVAPGNPLGITTLADLGAPTQLAGAGAAGDAPVVVICAAEVPCGAASHRLLDRDGVALTPASEEQNVTAVLTKVAAGEADAGLIYRSDVLRSGGDVEGIEIAGSADAAGLYVIAPIAESAAPEAALAFAEFMRSPEVQARFEELGFGQA; encoded by the coding sequence ATGCGCCGGCAGCGGGTCACCGCACTCCTGGCACTCACACTCACCGCCCTCGCGGGCATCGCCCTCACCGGCTGCTCCGCAGCACCGGGTGCCACGCCAGAGCCGGCCGCGACACCGACAGACCGGAGTCCGGTCGAGGATCACGTGCAGGGCACACTCACTATCGCAGCTGCGGCATCGCTGCAGCCGGCGTTCGAAGAGCTGACAACAGAGTTCACGAAGCTTCACCCCGACGTCACCGTCGATCAGCTCACGTTCGACGGCTCCTCGGTGCTGGCCGCTCAGATCATTGCCGGCGCCCCCATCGACGTGTTCGCGTCGGCCGACGAAGCCAACATGCAAAAAGTGGCAGATGCCCAGTTGCTTGCAAGCGACCCGATCCCCTTCGCACGCAGCAGTCTCGAAATCGCGGTCGCCCCCGGCAACCCGCTCGGGATCACGACGCTCGCAGATCTCGGCGCTCCGACCCAGCTCGCTGGAGCGGGGGCGGCGGGGGACGCACCGGTGGTGGTGATCTGCGCGGCAGAGGTACCGTGCGGTGCGGCGTCACACCGGCTCCTCGACCGCGATGGGGTTGCTCTCACTCCTGCCAGCGAAGAACAAAACGTCACGGCGGTCCTCACAAAAGTGGCCGCTGGCGAGGCAGACGCAGGCCTCATCTACCGCTCCGACGTGTTGCGCTCAGGCGGCGATGTCGAGGGCATCGAGATCGCCGGGTCGGCGGATGCGGCCGGCCTGTACGTGATCGCGCCGATCGCCGAGTCCGCTGCACCTGAGGCCGCGCTCGCGTTCGCAGAGTTCATGCGCAGCCCGGAGGTGCAGGCGCGGTTCGAAGAGCTCGGGTTCGGGCAGGCGTGA
- the moaA gene encoding GTP 3',8-cyclase MoaA translates to MAQRSRLSLSPRSSEPGRAAQLPSAGFPDARGRELRDLRISITDRCNFRCVYCMPKEIFGSDYQFMDREQLLSFDEITRLATAAVSLGVDKLRITGGEPLLRRGVEDLIARLAELRTPEGKRPDLALTTNGSALRVKADALKAAGLDRVTVSVDSLDDTRFQAINDVRFPVSRVLDGLAAAEAVGLGPIKINAVVKRGVNDDEIVPLAEYFRERGWTLRFIEYMDVGASNGWVLEDVVPSAEIVARISAVRPLEPAAPSRTGETAKRWRYRDGSGEIGVISSVTGAFCGSCTRARISAEGKLYTCLFASEGFDLRALVRGGASGAEIRTALAEIWGVRDDRYSEQRAALGARPARSRIEMSYIGG, encoded by the coding sequence ATGGCACAGCGAAGTCGGCTCTCACTGAGTCCGAGGTCGAGCGAGCCCGGACGCGCCGCCCAACTGCCTTCGGCCGGGTTTCCTGATGCACGCGGTCGCGAGCTGCGCGATCTGCGGATCTCAATCACAGATCGCTGCAATTTCCGCTGCGTCTACTGCATGCCGAAGGAGATATTCGGCAGCGACTACCAGTTCATGGATCGCGAGCAACTGCTGAGCTTCGACGAGATCACACGGCTCGCCACTGCGGCGGTGTCGCTTGGAGTGGACAAACTGCGGATTACCGGGGGCGAGCCACTCTTACGGCGTGGAGTCGAGGATCTGATCGCACGTCTCGCAGAGCTGCGCACCCCGGAGGGCAAACGCCCAGACCTCGCGCTGACCACAAACGGATCCGCGCTGCGCGTGAAAGCTGACGCACTCAAGGCCGCGGGACTCGACCGGGTAACGGTGTCCGTCGACTCCCTGGACGACACCAGATTTCAGGCCATCAACGATGTGCGTTTCCCGGTGAGTCGAGTGCTCGACGGACTCGCTGCTGCTGAGGCGGTAGGGCTCGGGCCGATCAAGATCAACGCGGTGGTGAAACGCGGGGTGAACGACGACGAGATCGTACCGCTCGCCGAGTACTTCCGCGAGCGCGGCTGGACTCTGCGCTTTATTGAGTACATGGACGTTGGCGCATCGAATGGTTGGGTACTTGAGGACGTGGTGCCATCGGCAGAGATCGTGGCGCGCATCTCTGCGGTGCGCCCGCTCGAGCCTGCCGCGCCGAGCCGGACGGGCGAGACCGCCAAACGCTGGCGCTATCGGGACGGATCCGGTGAGATCGGCGTGATTTCGAGTGTCACCGGAGCCTTCTGCGGCAGCTGCACGCGGGCCAGGATCTCGGCGGAGGGCAAGCTCTACACCTGCCTGTTTGCGAGCGAGGGCTTCGATCTGCGCGCCCTCGTGCGTGGCGGCGCGAGCGGCGCAGAGATCCGCACGGCGCTCGCCGAGATCTGGGGCGTGCGCGACGACCGCTACTCGGAGCAGCGCGCCGCACTCGGTGCTCGTCCGGCGCGCTCTCGCATTGAGATGTCGTACATCGGCGGGTAG
- a CDS encoding molybdenum cofactor biosynthesis protein MoaE, which produces MSAAPLAHIVVEPIDEAQIRAAVDAADCGALVMFHGIVRDHDGGRGVNALDYRAHPDAERFIADCVASESERTGLRLAAVHRIGSLAIGDAALVAAAAAPHRAEAFAAIERLVERIKQEVPIWKRQHFGDGASEWVGL; this is translated from the coding sequence ATGTCAGCCGCCCCGCTCGCCCACATCGTCGTGGAGCCCATTGACGAAGCACAGATCCGTGCTGCGGTTGATGCCGCCGACTGCGGTGCGCTCGTCATGTTTCACGGCATCGTGCGGGATCACGACGGGGGCCGCGGCGTGAACGCACTCGACTACCGCGCTCATCCGGACGCCGAGCGCTTCATCGCGGACTGCGTCGCATCAGAGAGCGAGCGCACCGGCTTGCGCTTGGCAGCTGTGCACCGGATTGGCTCGCTCGCGATTGGCGATGCCGCCCTCGTCGCGGCAGCCGCAGCGCCCCACCGGGCAGAAGCCTTCGCGGCGATCGAGCGCCTGGTCGAGCGAATCAAACAGGAGGTGCCGATTTGGAAGCGTCAACACTTCGGCGACGGCGCCAGCGAGTGGGTGGGGCTGTAA
- a CDS encoding rhodanese-like domain-containing protein yields the protein MRLIDVRSAAEHAERRVRGSDWLPVEEIEAGAAVIGPVVLYCERDPRSVRAATALRRSGTVSVSYLRGGIDAFARFAPDLVDRGQRQE from the coding sequence GTGCGCCTGATTGATGTGAGATCAGCCGCCGAGCACGCGGAACGTCGAGTGCGCGGATCCGACTGGTTGCCCGTCGAGGAGATCGAAGCTGGTGCCGCTGTCATCGGCCCCGTCGTGCTGTACTGTGAACGGGATCCGCGTTCGGTGCGTGCCGCCACCGCGCTGCGCCGGAGCGGCACGGTCAGCGTCTCATACCTTCGGGGTGGGATTGACGCGTTCGCCCGGTTCGCGCCCGATTTGGTGGACCGTGGGCAGCGTCAGGAATAG
- a CDS encoding HesA/MoeB/ThiF family protein, which yields MDQSADARPGPLVAPGSELGGDAAIRARRQMTLPGFGEIAQRRVQAARVLVIGAGGLGSAVVPYLAGAGIGRIGVIDDDTVELSNLHRQIAHGTADVGRRKVDSIAETVAALTPHVVVDRHAVRLTAENALELFRDYDLVIDGSDNFPTRYLANDAAELAGIPLVWGAILQYSGQVGVAWHAHGAGYRDLFPEAPDPSQVLDCATGGVLPGLCGTIGSLLATEAMKLITGIGEPLIGRVLLYDALSARTRELRVNRDPLAVPVTTLVDTALWCDAGREGTGVDASAEPAGFAEAAEAAEAAEATEASESTAVVALESAEVAELLRSGVCA from the coding sequence ATGGATCAGTCCGCCGACGCACGTCCAGGTCCGCTCGTGGCTCCAGGGTCAGAGCTCGGAGGTGACGCTGCAATACGAGCCAGGCGCCAGATGACGCTGCCAGGGTTCGGTGAGATTGCGCAGCGTCGGGTGCAGGCCGCGCGAGTGCTCGTGATCGGTGCGGGTGGGCTCGGCAGTGCGGTCGTGCCGTATCTTGCTGGAGCTGGCATCGGCCGGATCGGTGTGATCGACGATGACACCGTCGAGCTGTCGAACCTGCACCGCCAGATCGCGCACGGCACAGCAGACGTGGGACGCCGCAAGGTGGACTCGATCGCCGAGACCGTGGCGGCGCTGACTCCGCATGTCGTGGTGGATCGCCATGCGGTCCGGCTGACTGCGGAGAACGCGCTCGAGCTATTTCGTGACTACGACCTTGTTATCGACGGCAGCGACAATTTCCCCACGCGCTACCTCGCCAATGACGCCGCGGAGCTTGCTGGGATTCCGCTTGTGTGGGGCGCGATCCTGCAGTATTCCGGCCAAGTGGGCGTCGCGTGGCACGCTCACGGCGCGGGCTACCGCGACCTGTTTCCTGAGGCGCCAGATCCGAGCCAGGTGCTCGACTGCGCGACAGGTGGCGTGCTCCCTGGATTGTGCGGCACCATCGGCTCGCTGCTGGCGACCGAAGCGATGAAACTCATCACCGGCATTGGGGAGCCGCTCATCGGTCGTGTGTTGTTGTACGACGCACTGAGCGCTCGTACGCGTGAATTGCGAGTCAATCGCGATCCGCTTGCCGTGCCGGTCACCACACTCGTCGACACGGCACTGTGGTGTGATGCCGGACGCGAGGGAACTGGCGTCGATGCGTCGGCCGAGCCTGCGGGATTTGCCGAGGCGGCAGAGGCGGCCGAGGCGGCCGAGGCGACCGAGGCGTCAGAATCAACTGCGGTTGTCGCGCTCGAGAGCGCCGAAGTTGCGGAGCTGCTGCGCTCGGGGGTGTGCGCCTGA
- a CDS encoding MoaD/ThiS family protein — protein MASITVRYFAAAAEAAGREEEVWAFPSEATLDELRSALAGRYGDGMLRVLRTGSFLIDGTVRRDGGPIGGGTVDVLPAFAGG, from the coding sequence ATGGCCAGCATCACCGTCAGATACTTCGCCGCCGCCGCCGAGGCCGCCGGACGCGAGGAGGAAGTATGGGCCTTCCCGTCCGAGGCCACGCTCGACGAGCTTCGATCCGCGCTTGCTGGTCGCTACGGCGACGGGATGCTGCGAGTACTGCGTACTGGATCCTTCCTCATTGATGGCACGGTGCGCCGCGACGGTGGCCCGATCGGTGGGGGCACTGTTGATGTGCTCCCCGCGTTCGCTGGCGGATAG
- the glp gene encoding gephyrin-like molybdotransferase Glp, with product MRTVTAHTALVRGLLDPMLAELAQATPEHVGIGHPELAGRVIAIDLTAATPLPPFENSQMDGYAVRHRDLLEAAEAAEPADPAAARSASITLPIGRTVAAGDAPIPHAPGTASPVMTGAAMPVGADTVIPVERANPAHFTELSRAGDPEPSGTVTFASTPPRGEFVRARGSDLPAGATLLTAGTRLTPARIGLLAGAGVTEVPVRVRPRVLLVATGDEVADPGAIRAAGQIHDANTPLLAALLTGLGAEVRTRRTGDTAAELQHILTAAAESVDLIVTSGGISAGAYEVVRDALTEYGVEFAGLALQPGGPQGLGRWAVNGSAVPVLCFPGNPVSSALSAELFVAPALRGYAGRPEALPVEQRTLAHELHSPLHKHQVRRGHLDADGRVHVTAPGSHLLADLAAAELLAHVPVGVEHLPAGSPIEIWRLHD from the coding sequence ATGCGCACCGTCACTGCACACACCGCGCTCGTACGCGGGCTCCTCGATCCCATGCTCGCAGAGTTGGCACAGGCCACTCCCGAGCACGTGGGAATCGGGCACCCAGAGCTTGCAGGGCGCGTGATCGCCATCGATCTGACCGCAGCAACTCCGTTGCCGCCGTTCGAGAACTCCCAGATGGACGGGTATGCCGTGCGCCACAGGGACCTCCTCGAGGCGGCGGAAGCGGCCGAGCCGGCGGATCCCGCGGCCGCGCGCTCCGCGTCCATCACGCTCCCGATCGGTCGCACCGTGGCGGCAGGCGATGCGCCGATCCCGCACGCTCCTGGCACCGCGTCGCCCGTCATGACCGGAGCCGCAATGCCCGTCGGCGCCGACACCGTGATCCCTGTCGAGCGCGCGAATCCCGCCCACTTCACGGAACTCTCCCGAGCAGGAGACCCGGAGCCCAGCGGCACGGTGACCTTTGCTTCCACACCACCACGCGGCGAGTTCGTGCGCGCACGAGGATCCGATCTTCCCGCAGGCGCGACGCTGCTCACCGCAGGGACACGCCTCACTCCGGCACGGATAGGGCTGCTCGCGGGAGCGGGAGTTACCGAGGTGCCCGTGCGCGTGCGTCCCCGCGTCCTGCTCGTGGCCACGGGAGATGAGGTAGCAGACCCGGGCGCCATCCGCGCCGCAGGCCAGATCCACGATGCCAACACTCCGCTGCTCGCCGCGCTCCTCACCGGCCTCGGCGCCGAGGTTCGGACCAGACGGACCGGCGACACCGCCGCTGAACTGCAGCACATCCTCACCGCAGCAGCTGAGTCGGTCGACCTCATCGTGACCTCGGGCGGGATCAGCGCCGGTGCATATGAGGTGGTCCGCGATGCGCTCACTGAGTACGGCGTCGAATTCGCGGGGCTCGCGCTGCAACCGGGCGGTCCACAAGGGCTCGGTCGCTGGGCGGTCAATGGCTCCGCAGTTCCCGTGCTCTGTTTCCCAGGGAACCCCGTCAGCTCGGCGCTCTCCGCGGAACTCTTTGTTGCCCCCGCCCTGCGCGGCTACGCCGGGCGCCCCGAAGCCCTCCCCGTCGAACAGCGCACGCTGGCACACGAACTGCACTCACCACTGCACAAACACCAAGTCCGGCGTGGTCACCTCGACGCGGACGGTCGCGTGCACGTGACGGCGCCCGGATCCCATCTGCTCGCTGATCTCGCGGCAGCGGAGCTGCTTGCACACGTCCCGGTCGGGGTGGAACACCTCCCCGCAGGATCCCCGATTGAAATCTGGAGACTTCATGACTGA
- the moaC gene encoding cyclic pyranopterin monophosphate synthase MoaC has protein sequence MTDDTRGLTHLRADGSAHMVDVTEKAVTKRTARAEAVLETRTDVVAQLIAGELPKGEALGTARIAGIMAAKRTWELIPLCHPLPLTKLAIDFEPQSDRVRILATVTTRGVTGVEMEALTAVSVAALTLYDMIKAVDKHAVITGTRVLAKSGGKSGDWELE, from the coding sequence ATGACTGACGATACCCGAGGGCTGACGCACCTGCGAGCCGACGGAAGCGCCCACATGGTGGATGTCACGGAGAAAGCCGTCACGAAGCGCACAGCGCGCGCAGAGGCGGTGTTGGAAACGCGCACGGACGTCGTCGCGCAGCTGATCGCCGGCGAGCTCCCCAAGGGCGAGGCCCTCGGCACCGCGCGCATCGCTGGCATTATGGCCGCCAAACGTACCTGGGAGCTCATCCCGCTCTGCCATCCGCTCCCCCTCACGAAGCTCGCGATCGACTTCGAGCCGCAATCCGACCGGGTGCGGATCCTCGCCACCGTCACGACGCGCGGGGTGACCGGCGTCGAGATGGAAGCGCTCACCGCGGTGAGCGTCGCAGCACTCACGCTCTACGACATGATCAAAGCCGTTGACAAGCACGCAGTGATCACCGGGACGCGGGTGCTCGCCAAATCCGGCGGCAAGAGCGGTGACTGGGAACTCGAGTGA
- a CDS encoding MogA/MoaB family molybdenum cofactor biosynthesis protein: MSAGEVGAVGHARTARVIVASTSAAAGSTQDHTGPQIAAWLTQLGFSVAEPEVVADGEPVGHAVRQALAAATTVILTTGGTGITPSDRTPEAVAPLLECELPGIIEELRRRGAQTTPGALLTRGVAGCTGQSFVMTLPGSPAVSRTGLRYWSRCSATYSHSSRVGPTRHRMLRDAEPLHRAWLRCTPCVPAARPVLLPGRELHGPRGTPAG; this comes from the coding sequence GTGAGCGCGGGTGAGGTCGGAGCCGTAGGACACGCGCGCACGGCCCGCGTTATCGTGGCGTCAACGAGCGCGGCAGCAGGATCAACGCAAGATCACACCGGACCCCAGATAGCTGCGTGGCTCACCCAGCTCGGTTTCAGCGTGGCAGAACCCGAAGTCGTTGCCGACGGTGAGCCTGTCGGGCATGCGGTACGACAGGCGCTCGCCGCAGCGACCACGGTCATCCTCACGACAGGTGGCACCGGCATCACTCCGAGCGATCGCACGCCGGAGGCGGTCGCTCCGCTGCTCGAGTGTGAACTGCCCGGCATCATCGAAGAACTGCGACGCCGAGGGGCTCAGACGACGCCTGGCGCACTGCTCACACGCGGCGTTGCTGGCTGCACGGGGCAGAGCTTTGTGATGACCCTTCCGGGTTCCCCGGCGGTGTCGCGGACGGGCTTGCGATATTGGAGCCGATGCTCGGCCACTTACTCGCACAGCTCACGGGTGGGCCCGACGCGTCACCGCATGCTCCGCGACGCTGAGCCACTGCATCGTGCCTGGCTGCGATGCACGCCCTGCGTTCCCGCAGCGCGGCCCGTGCTGCTCCCTGGGCGGGAGCTGCACGGGCCGCGAGGCACACCGGCGGGCTAA
- a CDS encoding NCS2 family permease, protein MTGALDRFFHISERGSTFGTEIRGGLVTFVTMAYIVILNPIILSGKEDVAGNILEFGQVSAVTALAAGVMTILFGIVSRLPFAFAAGLGINAFLAFSVVQEVTWPEAMAIVVINGLLIVLLAATGLRRMIFDAVPVQLKLAITVGIGFFIAFIGFVNSGFVDATGQSSPPVGLGPAGVGFIATVPTVIFIVTLLLTGILVAKKVKGGILIGLVTGTVIAVIVEAIWKIGPKFGADGAVNPGGWSLTEPVLGGNPFAVPDLGLVGAVSFDFGKVGIVTVIMLVFTLLFTNFFDAMGTMTGLSREANLADAKGNFPRIKSALIVEGVGAVVGGGTSSSSTTVFIESGAGIGEGARTGFANVVTGLVFLLAMFFTPLTEIVPTEVAAAALVIVGAMMMSQIANIDLTDFRVLLPVFLTAAVMPLSYSIANGIGAGFVSWVLVHACTGKAKQVHWLLWIVSLGFVIFFARGPIETLLGV, encoded by the coding sequence ATGACGGGGGCGCTCGATCGCTTCTTCCATATCTCTGAGCGCGGATCCACCTTTGGCACCGAGATCCGAGGTGGCCTTGTCACCTTTGTGACGATGGCCTATATCGTCATCCTCAACCCGATCATCCTGTCGGGCAAAGAGGATGTCGCGGGGAACATCCTCGAATTCGGTCAGGTGAGCGCCGTAACGGCCCTCGCCGCCGGTGTGATGACGATTCTGTTCGGCATCGTCTCACGCCTCCCGTTCGCGTTTGCCGCTGGTCTCGGGATTAACGCCTTCCTGGCTTTCTCTGTCGTGCAGGAGGTGACCTGGCCGGAAGCTATGGCGATCGTGGTCATCAACGGTCTGCTCATCGTGCTGCTCGCAGCGACCGGACTCCGACGCATGATCTTTGACGCTGTGCCCGTGCAGTTGAAGCTCGCGATTACCGTCGGTATCGGTTTCTTTATCGCGTTCATTGGGTTTGTGAACTCCGGTTTCGTTGATGCGACCGGCCAGTCATCGCCTCCTGTGGGGCTCGGGCCAGCAGGCGTTGGCTTCATCGCAACGGTCCCGACCGTCATCTTCATTGTTACCCTGCTCCTCACAGGCATTCTCGTCGCGAAGAAGGTCAAGGGCGGGATCCTGATCGGTCTTGTCACCGGCACGGTGATTGCCGTGATCGTCGAGGCCATTTGGAAGATCGGTCCGAAGTTCGGCGCAGACGGCGCGGTCAACCCCGGGGGCTGGAGTCTCACAGAGCCGGTGCTGGGCGGCAACCCGTTCGCGGTACCGGATCTTGGCCTGGTCGGGGCAGTGAGTTTCGACTTTGGCAAAGTGGGCATCGTCACGGTGATCATGCTGGTCTTCACGCTGCTGTTCACCAACTTTTTTGATGCGATGGGCACCATGACGGGCCTGTCGCGCGAGGCAAACCTTGCTGATGCGAAGGGGAACTTTCCCCGCATCAAGTCGGCCCTGATCGTGGAGGGCGTCGGAGCCGTGGTCGGCGGTGGCACGTCGTCATCTTCAACGACCGTGTTCATCGAATCGGGTGCAGGGATCGGCGAGGGCGCGCGTACCGGGTTTGCGAATGTCGTGACTGGGCTCGTGTTCCTGCTCGCGATGTTCTTCACACCGCTCACCGAGATCGTGCCCACCGAAGTCGCGGCGGCGGCGCTGGTGATCGTGGGAGCCATGATGATGTCGCAAATTGCGAACATCGATCTCACCGACTTCCGCGTGCTGCTGCCGGTGTTCCTCACGGCTGCTGTCATGCCGCTGAGCTATTCGATTGCCAACGGCATCGGCGCTGGTTTCGTGTCCTGGGTGCTGGTGCACGCGTGCACGGGCAAGGCTAAGCAGGTGCACTGGCTGCTCTGGATCGTTTCGCTCGGCTTCGTGATCTTCTTTGCACGCGGCCCGATCGAGACACTGCTGGGGGTTTAG
- a CDS encoding FKBP-type peptidyl-prolyl cis-trans isomerase produces the protein MTETPMTKPEIEFPDGPAPTELQIVDIVEGSGEEALASSTVDVHYLGVEHDSGEEFDSSWSRGESINFPLRALIQGWQVGIPGMKVGGRRKLIVPPAQAYGTSGGHPLSGKTLIFIIDLLGVS, from the coding sequence ATGACTGAAACACCGATGACGAAGCCGGAGATCGAGTTCCCCGACGGGCCTGCGCCCACGGAACTGCAGATCGTAGACATCGTAGAGGGCAGCGGCGAGGAGGCGCTCGCGAGCTCCACTGTCGATGTGCACTACCTCGGTGTAGAACACGACTCGGGGGAAGAGTTTGATTCATCCTGGAGCCGTGGCGAGTCCATCAACTTCCCTCTGCGTGCGCTGATCCAGGGCTGGCAGGTGGGTATCCCCGGCATGAAGGTTGGGGGGCGTCGGAAGCTCATCGTGCCACCTGCTCAGGCCTACGGCACCTCCGGCGGGCACCCGCTTTCCGGGAAGACCCTCATCTTCATCATTGATCTGCTCGGCGTGAGCTAA